From a single Epinephelus fuscoguttatus linkage group LG18, E.fuscoguttatus.final_Chr_v1 genomic region:
- the miga2 gene encoding mitoguardin 2 isoform X1 — protein MSVKRADGMSIAQALAMTVAEIPVFLYSTFGQSIFSQLKLTPSLKKVLFATALGSVALALTAHQLKRRGRKRKQVTQGKEGQKTVGIPEALMKTGRPSSLKRGPFPGRQMMSPSTRSNDTMSGISSLAPSKHSSSSHSLASMRVPSSPNQSANPSTPWEAEPVVEESGAVEDANAENLYIMGMELFEEALRKWEQALNIRHHPHSTSSNNSLALQGATSADFPVVETRNKVFAEKLETLLHRAYHLQEDFGSSIPTDSVLADFVRVCGVPLAESEGTLILPQVESFHRLQDDDATTVTSDESFFSAAELFDAMSLEDVYQPLKPSALYEDALSLVREGKVAYRTLRTELLECYGDQDFLAKLQCVRQAFQLLLLDETHRTFFMETGKQMIAGLMVKANKSPKAFLESYEDMLLYTQREETWPITKMELEGRGVVCMNFFDIVLDFILMDAFEDLESPPSSVVAVLRNRWLSDSFKETALATACWSVLKAKRRLLMVPDGFISHFYAISEHVSPVLAFGFLGPRQHLSEVCTIFKQQIVQYLKDMFDHDKVRFTSCHCLAEDILNLSHRRSEILLGYLGINSLLELNGALPRDTQGSSGPN, from the exons ATGTCAGTCAAACGAGCAGACGGGATGTCCATCGCCCAGGCTTTGGCCATGACTGTCGCAGAGATACCAGTGTTTCTCTATTCCACATTTGGGCAG TCTATATTTTCTCAGCTGAAGCTTACCCCAAGCTTGAAGAAGGTGCTGTTTGCCACAGCACTGGGCAGTGTCGCCCTGGCTCTCACCGCTCATCAGCTGAAAAGACGGGGGAGAAAAAGGAAGCAGGTAACACAAGGGAAGGAGGGCCAGAAGACGGTGGGAATACCTGAGGCGCTGATGAAGACAGGGAGACCCTCATCACTAAAGAGAG gcCCGTTTCCTGGCCGACAGATGATGAGTCCCAGCACACGGAGCAATGACACCATGAGTGGGATTTCTTCCCTGGCCCCCAGTAAACACTCAAGTTCCTCACACAGCCTGGCATCT ATGCGGGTACCAAGCTCTCCAAATCAGTCTGCCAATCCATCCACCCCCTGGGAAGCAGAGCCTGTGGTGGAAGAGTCAGGGGCAGTAGAGGATGCAAATGCAGAGAACCTCTATATAATGG GGATGGAGCTGTTTGAGGAAGCTCTACGAAAGTGGGAACAGGCCCTGAATATCCGCCATCACCCCCACTCGACCTCCAGTAACAACAGCCTCGCTCTGCAGGGGGCAACGTCTGCAGACTTTCCTGTG GTTGAAACTCGTAATAAAGTGTTTGCTGAGAAGCTGGAGACGCTACTGCACAGAGCGTACCACCTACAAGAGGACTTTGGCAGCAGTATCCCAACAGACAGCGTACTGGCAGATTTTG TCAGAGTTTGTGGTGTTCCTTTGGCAGAGAGTGAAGGAACTCTTATCCTGCCTCAAGTGGAGAGTTTCCACAGACTGCAAGATGATGATGCGACTACTGTTACCTCTGACGAGTCCTTCTTCTCGGCTGCAGAG cTGTTTGATGCCATGTCTCTGGAAGATGTCTACCAGCCACTAAAGCCATCTGCTCTTTATGAGGACGCCTTGTCTCTGGTCAGGGAGGGTAAAGTGGCCTACAGGACCTTGAG GACTGAATTGCTTGAATGTTATGGTGACCAAGACTTCCTTGCCAAGCTTCAGTGTGTGAGACAAGCATTCCAG ctcctGTTGTTAGATGAAACTCACCGCACATTTTTCATGGAAACCGGGAAGCAAATGATTGCAGGGTTGATGGTGAAGGCAAACAAG AGTCCCAAAGCCTTCCTGGAGAGCTACGAGGACATGCTGCTTTATACTCAGAGAGAGGAAACGTGGCCCATCACTAAGATGGAGCTGGAGGGCCGAGGG GTTGTGTGCATGAACTTTTTCGACATCGTGTTGGACTTCATCCTCATGGATGCATTTGAAGACCTGGAgagccctccctcctctgtggTGGCTGTGTTGAGGAACCGCTGGCTCTCTGACAGCTTCAAAGAGACG GCTCTTGCGACGGCTTGCTGGTCTGTCCTAAAAGCGAAAAGGCGGCTTCTGATG GTGCCTGATGGTTTTATCTCCCACTTCTATGCCATATCAGAACATGTGAGCCCAGTTTTAGCATTTGGGTTTTTGGGACCCAGGCAGCACCTAAGTGAAGTATGCACTATTTTCAAG CAACAAATCGTGCAGTACCTTAAGGATATGTTTGATCACGACAAGGTCCGCTTCACCTCTTGTCACTGCTTAGCCGAGGACATCCTGAACCTTTCCCACCGCCGGAGTGAGATTTTACTGGGGTATCTGGGAATTAATAGCCTTCTGGAGCTCAATGGTGCCCTgcccagagacacacagggctCTTCAGGGCCCAATTAA
- the miga2 gene encoding mitoguardin 2 isoform X2 — MSVKRADGMSIAQALAMTVAEIPVFLYSTFGQSIFSQLKLTPSLKKVLFATALGSVALALTAHQLKRRGRKRKQVTQGKEGQKTVGIPEALMKTGRPSSLKRGPFPGRQMMSPSTRSNDTMSGISSLAPSKHSSSSHSLASMRVPSSPNQSANPSTPWEAEPVVEESGAVEDANAENLYIMGMELFEEALRKWEQALNIRHHPHSTSSNNSLALQGATSADFPVVETRNKVFAEKLETLLHRAYHLQEDFGSSIPTDSVLADFESEGTLILPQVESFHRLQDDDATTVTSDESFFSAAELFDAMSLEDVYQPLKPSALYEDALSLVREGKVAYRTLRTELLECYGDQDFLAKLQCVRQAFQLLLLDETHRTFFMETGKQMIAGLMVKANKSPKAFLESYEDMLLYTQREETWPITKMELEGRGVVCMNFFDIVLDFILMDAFEDLESPPSSVVAVLRNRWLSDSFKETALATACWSVLKAKRRLLMVPDGFISHFYAISEHVSPVLAFGFLGPRQHLSEVCTIFKQQIVQYLKDMFDHDKVRFTSCHCLAEDILNLSHRRSEILLGYLGINSLLELNGALPRDTQGSSGPN; from the exons ATGTCAGTCAAACGAGCAGACGGGATGTCCATCGCCCAGGCTTTGGCCATGACTGTCGCAGAGATACCAGTGTTTCTCTATTCCACATTTGGGCAG TCTATATTTTCTCAGCTGAAGCTTACCCCAAGCTTGAAGAAGGTGCTGTTTGCCACAGCACTGGGCAGTGTCGCCCTGGCTCTCACCGCTCATCAGCTGAAAAGACGGGGGAGAAAAAGGAAGCAGGTAACACAAGGGAAGGAGGGCCAGAAGACGGTGGGAATACCTGAGGCGCTGATGAAGACAGGGAGACCCTCATCACTAAAGAGAG gcCCGTTTCCTGGCCGACAGATGATGAGTCCCAGCACACGGAGCAATGACACCATGAGTGGGATTTCTTCCCTGGCCCCCAGTAAACACTCAAGTTCCTCACACAGCCTGGCATCT ATGCGGGTACCAAGCTCTCCAAATCAGTCTGCCAATCCATCCACCCCCTGGGAAGCAGAGCCTGTGGTGGAAGAGTCAGGGGCAGTAGAGGATGCAAATGCAGAGAACCTCTATATAATGG GGATGGAGCTGTTTGAGGAAGCTCTACGAAAGTGGGAACAGGCCCTGAATATCCGCCATCACCCCCACTCGACCTCCAGTAACAACAGCCTCGCTCTGCAGGGGGCAACGTCTGCAGACTTTCCTGTG GTTGAAACTCGTAATAAAGTGTTTGCTGAGAAGCTGGAGACGCTACTGCACAGAGCGTACCACCTACAAGAGGACTTTGGCAGCAGTATCCCAACAGACAGCGTACTGGCAGATTTTG AGAGTGAAGGAACTCTTATCCTGCCTCAAGTGGAGAGTTTCCACAGACTGCAAGATGATGATGCGACTACTGTTACCTCTGACGAGTCCTTCTTCTCGGCTGCAGAG cTGTTTGATGCCATGTCTCTGGAAGATGTCTACCAGCCACTAAAGCCATCTGCTCTTTATGAGGACGCCTTGTCTCTGGTCAGGGAGGGTAAAGTGGCCTACAGGACCTTGAG GACTGAATTGCTTGAATGTTATGGTGACCAAGACTTCCTTGCCAAGCTTCAGTGTGTGAGACAAGCATTCCAG ctcctGTTGTTAGATGAAACTCACCGCACATTTTTCATGGAAACCGGGAAGCAAATGATTGCAGGGTTGATGGTGAAGGCAAACAAG AGTCCCAAAGCCTTCCTGGAGAGCTACGAGGACATGCTGCTTTATACTCAGAGAGAGGAAACGTGGCCCATCACTAAGATGGAGCTGGAGGGCCGAGGG GTTGTGTGCATGAACTTTTTCGACATCGTGTTGGACTTCATCCTCATGGATGCATTTGAAGACCTGGAgagccctccctcctctgtggTGGCTGTGTTGAGGAACCGCTGGCTCTCTGACAGCTTCAAAGAGACG GCTCTTGCGACGGCTTGCTGGTCTGTCCTAAAAGCGAAAAGGCGGCTTCTGATG GTGCCTGATGGTTTTATCTCCCACTTCTATGCCATATCAGAACATGTGAGCCCAGTTTTAGCATTTGGGTTTTTGGGACCCAGGCAGCACCTAAGTGAAGTATGCACTATTTTCAAG CAACAAATCGTGCAGTACCTTAAGGATATGTTTGATCACGACAAGGTCCGCTTCACCTCTTGTCACTGCTTAGCCGAGGACATCCTGAACCTTTCCCACCGCCGGAGTGAGATTTTACTGGGGTATCTGGGAATTAATAGCCTTCTGGAGCTCAATGGTGCCCTgcccagagacacacagggctCTTCAGGGCCCAATTAA
- the dolpp1 gene encoding dolichyldiphosphatase 1: protein MALEEQCSAPPRWRSISLTHVEFPEDDLTGQVLAYISLLPIAILVGFVTLIVFKRELHTISFFGGLILNEGVNWLLKHILREPRPCAGAHTTLNTEYGMPSSHSQLMWFFVVYFFLFLYLRMHQTNNARCVDLLWRHILSIILLGMALSVSYSRVYLLYHTWSQVFYGGVAGCIIGIVWFFFTQEVLTPLFPKIAAWPISEYFLVRDTSLIPNILWFEYTVTRSEARNRQRKLGTKLQ, encoded by the exons ATGGCGTTGGAAGAGCAGTGCTCGGCACCACCTCGATGGCGGTCCATATCTCTGACACACGTAGAGTTCCCGGAGG ATGATCTGACGGGACAAGTGCTGGCCTACATCAGTCTCCTGCCCATAGCAATCCTCGTGGGTTTTGTCACACTCATAGTGTTTAAACGGGAGCTGCACACG aTTTCCTTCTTTGGTGGGCTCATCCTGAATGAAGGGGTGAACTGGCTGCTGAAGCACATTCTCAGAGAGCCGCGCCCATGTGCAG GAGCTCACACAACCCTAAACACAGAGTATGGGATGCCCTCCAGTCATTCCCAGCTTATGTGGTTCTTTGTTGTTtacttctttcttttcctttatttAAG AATGCATCAAACGAACAATGCTCGATGTGTGGACCTGCTGTGGAGACACATACTGTCCATCATCCTGTTGGGCATGGCCTTATCAGTCTCATACAGCAG GGTCTACCTGTTGTATCACACCTGGAGCCAGGTTTTCTATGGCGGAGTGGCCGGTTGTATAATTGGCATAGTCTGGTTCTTTTTCACACAAGAGGTGCTGACACCATTATTCCCCAAAATAGCAGCGTG GCCAATATCAGAGTACTTCCTGGTGCGAGATACAAGCCTGATCCCCAACATCTTATGGTTTGAGTATACAGTGACCAGATCAGAGGCAAG GAACAGACAACGAAAGCTTGGAACAAAACTTCAGTGA